A genome region from Camelina sativa cultivar DH55 chromosome 10, Cs, whole genome shotgun sequence includes the following:
- the LOC104717130 gene encoding serine carboxypeptidase 24, whose translation MARIHLIFLLLVALISTTFSSSPSSSSSREQEKDRIKALPGQPKVAFSQYSGYVNVNESHGRALFYWLSESSSPSPHTKPLLLWLNGGPGCSSIAYGASEEIGPFRINKTGSNLYLNKFSWNTDANLLFLESPAGVGFSYTNTSSDLNDSGDERTAQDSLMFLIKWLSKFPQYKYRDFYIAGESYAGHYVPQLAKKIHDYNKAFSKPIINLKGFMVGNAVTDNQYDSIGTVTYWWTHAIISDKTYKSILKYCNFTAERASDDCDTAVNYAMNHEFGDIDQYSIYTPTCVAAQQKKDNSTGFFVRMKNTLLRKRLVSGYDPCTESYAEKYFNRRDVQRAMHANVTGIRYKWTACSDVLIKNWKDSDKTMLPIYKELAASGLRIWIFSGDTDSVVPVTATRFSLSHLNLPVKTRWYPWYSDNQVGGWTEVYKGLTFATVRGAGHEVPLFEPKRALILFRSFLAGKELPRSY comes from the exons ATGGCAAGAATCCATCTcattttccttcttcttgtCGCTCTTATATCGacaacattttcatcatcaccatcatcttcttcttcaagagagCAAGAGAAGGACAGAATTAAAGCACTTCCAGGGCAACCAAAAGTCGCATTCTCACAATACTCAGGCTATGTCAATGTTAACGAGTCTCATGGTCGTGCTCTCTTCTATTGGCTCAGTGagtcatcttctccttctccccACACTAAACCCCTTCTTCTTTGGCTCAACGGAG GACCGGGCTGTTCGTCTATTGCTTATGGAGCTTCAGAGGAAATTGGACCGTTCCGTATCAACAAAACTGGTTCTAATCTCTATCTAAACAAGTTTTCTTGGAACACAG ACGCAAACCTTCTGTTTTTGGAATCACCGGCCGGAGTTGGATTTTCCTACACGAACACAAGCTCTGATCTTAATGATTCAGGAGATGAACGAACAG CTCAAGACAGCTTGATGTTTCTTATCAAATGGTTATCGAAATTTCCCCAATACAAATACAGAGACTTCTATATCGCTGGTGAAAGCTACGCCG GGCATTATGTTCCTCAGCTTGCCAAAAAGATCCATGACTACAACAAAGCTTTCTCCAAACCTATCATTAATCTGAAAGGATTCatg GTGGGAAACGCCGTGACGGACAATCAGTACGACAGCATAGGAACTGTAACTTACTGGTGGACTCATGCAATTATATCCGACAAAACATACAAGTCCATTCTTAAATACTGCAATTTCACGGCCGAGAGAGCGTCTGACGATTGCGACACCGCGGTTAACTATGCCATGAACCACGAGTTCGGTGACATTGATCAGTATAGCATTTACACCCCAACGTGCGTGGCTGCACAACAAAAGAAGGACAATAGTACTGGTTTCTTTGTTCGCATGAAGAACACACTTTTGCGTAAACGGTTAGTGTCAGGGTACGATCCTTGTACCGAGAGTTACGCAGAAAAGTATTTTAACCGGCGCGATGTACAGAGAGCTATGCACGCTAATGTCACTGGAATTCGCTATAAATGGACAGCTTGCAG TGATGTTCTGATCAAGAACTGGAAAGATTCCGACAAGACGATGTTGCCCATATACAAGGAACTTGCAGCGTCTGGTTTGAGGATCTGGATTTTCAG CGGTGATACTGACTCGGTGGTTCCAGTGACCGCGACCCGGTTTTCCCTTAGCCATCTCAATCTCCCGGTGAAAACTCGTTGGTATCCTTGGTATTCTGATAACCAG GTGGGAGGATGGACAGAGGTTTACAAGGGATTGACCTTTGCAACGGTAAGAGGAGCAGGCCACGAGGTGCCTTTATTCGAACCAAAGCGTGCTCTCATTCTTTTCAGATCATTCTTGGCCGGAAAAGAGCTTCCAAGATCTTATTAG
- the LOC104717132 gene encoding signal recognition particle receptor subunit alpha-like, giving the protein MLEQLLIFTRGGLILWTCKEIGNALKGSPIDTLIRSCLLEERSGAVSFNYDAPGAAYTLKWTFHNDLGLVFVAVYQRILHLLYVDDLLSMVKQSFSEVYDPKRMAYNDFDETFRQLRMEAEARAEELRKTKQVGKPVTGSVKKQGQVLKAGLEGGNKRVGEGGTKKDDGDGIKGKVSNLTNGHSNENHKMGDDSQEADRANGKENTSSNVAVDISKLQKLRSKGVRGRGGVRKADSIGNKSSKVAAAEPAKKATKKNRVWDDAAPKQSKLDFTDSVDDNGNNDHVEVVAADQGESMMDKEEVFSSDSESDDDDDDEPGSDEKPAEAKKKGWFSSVFQSITGKANLEKTDLGPALKALKERLMTKNVAEEIAEKLCESVEASLEGKKLSSFTRISSTVQAAMEDALVRILTPRRSIDILRDVHASKEQRKPYVVVFVGVNGVGKSTNLAKVAYWLQQHKVSVMMAACDTFRSGAVEQLRTHARRLQIPIFEKGYEKDPAVVAKEAIQEATRNGSDVVLVDTAGRMQDNEPLMRALSKLINLNQPDLVLFVGEALVGNDAVDQLSKFNQKLSDLSTSGNPRLIDGILLTKFDTIDDKVGAALSMVYISGSPVMFVGCGQSYTDLKKLNVKAIVKTLLK; this is encoded by the exons ATGTTAGAGCAGCTTTTGATCTTTACCCGAGGAGGATTAATCCTTTGGACATGCAAAGAGATTGGTAATGCTTTGAAAGGTTCACCTATCGATACTTTGATCCGATCCTGTCTCCTTGAGGAACGATCTGGTGCTGTTTCGTTTAATTACGATGCTCCTGGTGCTGCCTACACTCTCAAGTGGACGTTTCACAATGATCTTGGACTTGTCTTTGTCGCTGTTTATCAGCGTATTCTCCACTTGCTTTACGTTGATGATTTGCTTTCTATGGTCAAGCAAAGCTTCTCTGAGGTCTATGATCCTAAGCGTATGGCTTACAATGATTTCGATGAGACTTTTAGGCAGCTTAGGATGGAGGCTGAAGCCAGGGCTGAGGAATTGAGGAAGACTAAGCAAGTGGGGAAGCCTGTGACTGGTAGTGTTAAGAAGCAAGGGCAGGTCTTGAAAGCTGGGCTTGAAGGAGGGAACAAAAGGGTTGGTGAAGGTGGTACGAAGAAGGATGATGGAGATGGTATTAAGGGTAAAGTCAGTAACTTGACTAATGGTCATTCCAATGAGAATCATAAAATGGGAGATGATTCTCAGGAGGCTGATCGTGCTAACGGGAAAGAGAACACGAGTTCTAATGTTGCTGTTGATATAAGTAAACTTCAGAAACTGAGAAGTAAAGGAGTAAGAGGTAGAGGAGGTGTAAGGAAAGCTGACAGTATAGGTAATAAGAGTTCCAAGGTAGCTGCTGCGGAACCAGCCAAAAAggcaacaaagaaaaataggGTTTGGGATGATGCGGCTCCCAAGCAATCGAAACTGGACTTCACGGATTCAGTCGATGATAATGGGAACAATGATCATGTAGAGGTTGTGGCTGCTGACCAAGGAGAAAGTATGATGGACAAGGAAGAGGTTTTCAGCAGTGATAgtgaaagtgatgatgatgatgatgacgaaccAGGAAGTGATGAGAAGCCTGCTGAGGCTAAGAAAAAAGGATGGTTTTCTTCTGTTTTCCAGAG TATTACTGGGAAGGCGAATCTTGAAAAGACAGACCTTGGACCGGCGTTGAAAGCTCTGAAGGAACGTCTTATGACCAAAAATGTG GCTGAAGAGATTGCGGAGAAGCTTTGTGAATCAGTGGAAGCTAGTCTTGAAGGAAAGAAGTTGTCATCATTCACCAGGATCTCTTCAACTGTTCAG GCAGCGATGGAGGATGCTCTGGTTCGTATATTGACTCCAAGACGTTCCATTGACATATTGAGAGATGTTCATGCTTCCAAAGAACAGAGGAAACCTTATGTGGTTGTGTTTGTTGGAGTCAATGGAGTTGGGAAATCCACCAATCTGGCCAAAGTGGCGTATTGGCTTCAGCAGCATAAGGTCAGTGTAATGATGGCTGCTTGTGACACATTCCGTTCTGGAGCTGTTGAGCAGTTAAGGACTCATGCTCGTAGGTTACAG ATACCGATATTTGAAAAGGGTTATGAAAAGGATCCAGCGGTAGTTGCTAAAGAAGCCATACAAGAAGCAACTAGAAACGGATCCGATGTTGTTCTTGTTGACACAGCTGGTAGGATGCAGGATAATGAACCTTTGATGAGAGCACTTTCAAAGCTCATTAACCTTAATCAGCCAGACTTGGTCTTGTTTGTTGGTGAAGCTCTTGTTGGAAACGATGCAGTAGACCAGCTCTCGAAGTTTAATCAG AAACTTTCGGATCTCTCCACTTCTGGGAACCCAAGACTGATCGATGGAATCTTACTGACGAAGTTCGATACCATTGATGACAAG gTTGGAGCAGCTTTATCGATGGTTTACATATCGGGATCACCGGTTATGTTCGTGGGTTGTGGCCAGTCTTACACTGACCTGAAGAAGCTTAATGTCAAAGCCATAGTGAAGACACTTCTCAAGtga